Proteins from one Microbacterium hatanonis genomic window:
- a CDS encoding phosphoribosylformylglycinamidine synthase subunit PurS → MPTIVVDVMPKAELLDPQGKAVAGALARQGETRFSSVRIGKRFELTVDGPVDDATLAAAREIADSILSNSVIEDVVGIEVVE, encoded by the coding sequence ATGCCCACCATCGTCGTCGACGTCATGCCCAAGGCCGAGCTGCTCGACCCGCAGGGGAAGGCCGTCGCCGGCGCCCTCGCCCGCCAGGGAGAGACGCGTTTCTCGTCCGTCCGCATCGGAAAGCGGTTCGAACTCACCGTCGACGGCCCCGTCGACGACGCGACGCTCGCGGCCGCTCGCGAGATCGCCGACAGCATCCTGTCCAACTCCGTCATCGAAGACGTCGTGGGCATCGAGGTCGTCGAATGA
- the purQ gene encoding phosphoribosylformylglycinamidine synthase subunit PurQ → MTVRIGVITFPGSLDDRDAQRAVRIAGAEPVALWHGDHDLQGVDALVLPGGFSYGDYLRAGAIAALAPIMSEVKDAAAKGMPVLGICNGFQMLVEAHLLPGGLIRNAHQQFIRRDQRLRVENASTAWTSEFAEGDEIVIPLKNADGGYIADAETLARVNGEGLVAFRYLGVNPNGSLDDIAGLTNERGNVVGLMPHPEHAVEPGFGPSTSLAMRSGVDGIGFFASAIAAVVATAA, encoded by the coding sequence ATGACGGTGCGGATCGGCGTCATCACGTTCCCGGGCTCGCTCGACGACCGCGACGCCCAACGCGCCGTCCGCATCGCCGGGGCCGAACCCGTCGCGCTGTGGCACGGCGACCACGACCTCCAGGGGGTCGACGCCCTCGTGCTACCCGGCGGCTTCAGCTACGGCGACTATCTGCGCGCCGGCGCCATCGCCGCCCTCGCGCCCATCATGAGCGAGGTGAAGGATGCAGCGGCCAAGGGCATGCCCGTGCTCGGCATCTGCAACGGCTTCCAGATGCTCGTCGAGGCCCACCTGCTTCCGGGCGGGCTGATCCGCAATGCGCACCAGCAGTTCATCCGCCGCGACCAGCGCCTGCGAGTCGAGAACGCATCGACCGCGTGGACCAGCGAGTTCGCCGAGGGCGACGAGATCGTGATCCCGCTGAAGAACGCCGACGGCGGCTACATCGCCGACGCCGAGACGCTCGCCCGCGTCAACGGCGAGGGCCTCGTCGCGTTCCGCTATCTGGGCGTCAACCCGAACGGCTCGCTCGACGACATCGCCGGGCTGACGAACGAGCGCGGCAACGTGGTCGGCCTCATGCCGCACCCCGAACACGCCGTCGAACCCGGCTTCGGCCCGTCCACGTCGCTCGCGATGCGCTCGGGCGTCGACGGGATCGGCTTCTTCGCCTCGGCGATCGCCGCCGTCGTGGCGACCGCGGCCTGA
- a CDS encoding cupin domain-containing protein — protein MADDALAERRTLDGRLIERLERPALAVELGLEPHPEGGWYRRTWTSPATVAVGGATRPAATLILFLLPTGEASGWHRVSSSEIWIASGVGPVALQLGGEGDEPEPGETIVVGDAGEGHAPQAVVPPGAWQRTLPADHDALVSCLVSPGFDFADFTMPDVDGRTP, from the coding sequence ATGGCCGACGACGCGCTCGCCGAACGCCGCACGCTCGACGGACGGCTCATCGAGCGCCTGGAGCGCCCCGCCCTGGCCGTCGAGCTCGGACTCGAGCCGCACCCCGAGGGCGGCTGGTACCGGCGCACGTGGACCTCTCCCGCCACGGTCGCCGTCGGCGGCGCGACGCGGCCCGCCGCCACGCTCATCCTCTTCCTTCTGCCGACCGGCGAAGCGTCGGGATGGCACCGCGTCTCGTCGAGCGAGATCTGGATCGCGAGCGGCGTCGGTCCCGTGGCGTTGCAGCTGGGCGGCGAGGGCGACGAGCCCGAACCGGGCGAGACGATCGTCGTGGGCGACGCCGGAGAGGGCCACGCCCCGCAGGCCGTGGTGCCGCCCGGTGCGTGGCAGCGCACGCTCCCGGCCGATCACGACGCGCTCGTGAGCTGCCTCGTCTCGCCGGGTTTCGACTTCGCCGACTTCACGATGCCCGATGTCGACGGGCGTACGCCGTAG
- a CDS encoding 2-hydroxyacid dehydrogenase, whose product MTPRESIVVSVPTDRLAADLQPLPEGVDLVVWPMDGPAPRDRFDMVVPPYMTMTHVIERIRGVDIGLLQSQSIGYEGMEKLLPPGLPFANASTVHEASTAELAVALTLAAQRRIPEFVRAQDEHSWRARFSESLADRRVTLLGFGGVGKAIAARLAGFEVELTAVASRAREEDGIVVRAIDDLHEVLADTEIVIASLPGGDATRHVLDAAALAALPDDALVVNVGRGPLIDTDALVAEVGSGRLRAALDVTDPEPLPEDHPLWSLPGALVVPHVGGASSAMGPRIARLVRRQIDRLVAGEPPLNVVIGG is encoded by the coding sequence GTGACCCCCCGAGAGAGCATCGTCGTATCCGTTCCCACCGATCGGCTCGCCGCCGATCTCCAGCCGCTGCCGGAGGGCGTCGACCTCGTCGTCTGGCCGATGGACGGCCCCGCGCCCCGCGACCGTTTCGACATGGTCGTGCCGCCCTACATGACGATGACCCACGTCATCGAGCGCATCCGCGGCGTCGACATCGGCCTGCTGCAGAGCCAGTCGATCGGGTACGAGGGCATGGAGAAGCTCCTCCCGCCCGGGCTCCCCTTCGCCAATGCCTCCACCGTCCACGAGGCGTCGACCGCCGAGCTCGCCGTCGCCCTCACCCTCGCCGCCCAGCGCCGCATCCCCGAGTTCGTCCGCGCCCAGGATGAGCACTCCTGGCGCGCGCGGTTCTCGGAGAGCCTGGCCGATCGTCGGGTGACGCTCCTCGGCTTCGGCGGGGTCGGCAAGGCGATCGCGGCGCGTCTGGCCGGATTCGAGGTCGAGCTGACCGCGGTCGCGAGCCGGGCGCGAGAGGAGGACGGCATCGTCGTCCGCGCGATCGACGACCTGCACGAGGTGCTCGCCGACACGGAGATCGTCATCGCGTCGCTCCCCGGCGGCGACGCGACCCGCCACGTGCTCGACGCCGCGGCGCTCGCCGCTCTCCCCGACGACGCGCTCGTGGTCAACGTGGGCCGGGGCCCGCTCATCGACACCGATGCGCTCGTGGCCGAGGTGGGATCCGGGCGCCTGCGAGCGGCGTTGGACGTGACCGATCCCGAGCCGCTGCCCGAGGACCACCCCCTGTGGTCGCTGCCCGGGGCGCTCGTCGTACCGCACGTCGGCGGGGCATCGAGCGCGATGGGACCGCGGATCGCGCGCCTGGTGCGGCGCCAGATCGACCGACTGGTCGCCGGAGAGCCGCCGCTGAATGTCGTCATCGGCGGCTGA
- a CDS encoding nucleotidyltransferase family protein has product MGEAGRICGIVLAAGAGTRFGGPKALARTPEGEPWIARAARALRDGGCDEVVVVLGAGADAAADLVPDGTRVAIAADWAGGLSHSLRAGLAAAAEADAAVIVPVDTPDVPAAAVARVIGGAERAPLVRAEYDGRPGHPVLVRADHFAALANAVTGDVGAGPYLARHRALRVDCSDLWSGEDRDRR; this is encoded by the coding sequence ATGGGCGAGGCGGGGCGGATCTGCGGCATCGTGCTCGCCGCGGGTGCCGGAACCCGCTTCGGCGGTCCGAAGGCTCTGGCGCGCACCCCCGAGGGCGAGCCGTGGATCGCCAGGGCCGCGCGCGCCCTTCGAGACGGCGGCTGCGACGAGGTCGTGGTGGTGCTCGGGGCCGGGGCGGATGCGGCGGCCGACCTCGTCCCCGACGGCACGCGCGTGGCGATCGCCGCCGACTGGGCGGGCGGTCTCTCACACTCGCTGCGGGCGGGGCTGGCAGCCGCGGCGGAGGCGGACGCGGCCGTCATCGTGCCGGTGGACACCCCCGACGTCCCGGCCGCCGCCGTGGCGAGGGTCATCGGCGGGGCGGAGCGGGCGCCGCTCGTCCGCGCGGAGTACGACGGCCGGCCGGGTCACCCCGTCCTCGTGCGCGCCGACCATTTCGCGGCCCTCGCCAACGCGGTCACCGGCGACGTCGGCGCCGGTCCGTACCTGGCCCGACACCGTGCGCTGCGCGTCGACTGCTCCGACCTGTGGTCGGGCGAGGATCGCGACCGCCGCTGA
- a CDS encoding XdhC family protein — translation MLQLASALLPVLRGGEPVAVVTVARITRSAPRGIGTAMALTRSGDVIGSISGGCVEGDAILLATEVLATGCSRTADLGFSDDAAHAAGLACGGSVAVVVHRIEPTDAAAIAALGSAAEDRPTAVGLVSSGAHAGRIIDLAGADALDDTRMLENAYDGCEVLALVHRPRPELVIVGAGDHAMALARVGSAAGFAVTVCDVWERLVTAERFPTADRLVVGLPADELRGLVSDPARAAVCVLTHDERVDVPAIAAALRHGVGFVGAMGARSTVAHRAHLLRESGVADGELARLRSPLGLDLGGASPTETAIAVLAEIVAARHGAPGSPLRDGDGPLHRRPTTADAVCIPSLQDVTR, via the coding sequence ATGCTCCAACTCGCGTCCGCCCTCCTGCCGGTGCTCCGCGGCGGTGAGCCCGTGGCCGTCGTGACCGTGGCGCGGATCACCCGCAGCGCGCCGCGCGGCATCGGAACGGCGATGGCTCTCACCCGCAGCGGCGACGTGATCGGCTCGATCTCGGGCGGATGCGTCGAGGGCGACGCGATCCTGCTGGCGACCGAGGTGCTGGCCACGGGGTGCTCGCGCACCGCCGATCTCGGCTTCAGCGACGACGCCGCCCACGCCGCCGGACTCGCCTGCGGCGGGAGCGTCGCGGTGGTGGTCCACCGGATAGAACCGACGGATGCGGCGGCGATCGCCGCGCTCGGATCCGCGGCCGAGGATCGCCCCACCGCCGTCGGGCTCGTCTCCTCGGGGGCCCACGCGGGGCGGATCATCGATCTCGCCGGCGCAGATGCGCTCGACGACACCCGCATGCTCGAGAACGCATATGACGGATGCGAGGTTCTCGCACTGGTGCACCGACCCCGGCCGGAACTCGTGATCGTGGGCGCGGGCGATCACGCCATGGCCCTCGCCCGTGTCGGCAGCGCCGCGGGCTTCGCGGTGACCGTCTGCGACGTCTGGGAGCGGCTCGTGACCGCCGAACGCTTCCCCACCGCCGACCGCCTCGTCGTCGGACTGCCAGCCGACGAGCTGCGCGGGCTCGTCTCCGACCCCGCGCGCGCCGCCGTGTGCGTGCTGACCCACGACGAGCGGGTCGACGTGCCCGCCATCGCCGCCGCACTCCGCCACGGCGTCGGGTTCGTCGGGGCGATGGGCGCACGCTCCACGGTCGCGCACCGCGCGCACCTGCTCCGCGAGAGCGGGGTCGCCGACGGCGAGCTCGCCCGGCTGCGCAGTCCGCTGGGGCTCGACCTCGGCGGAGCCTCGCCCACCGAGACGGCCATCGCAGTGCTCGCCGAGATCGTCGCTGCCCGGCACGGCGCGCCCGGCTCCCCCCTCCGCGACGGTGACGGACCCCTTCACCGCCGCCCGACGACGGCCGACGCCGTCTGCATCCCCTCCCTCCAGGACGTGACCCGATGA
- a CDS encoding nucleoside deaminase: MNDLDHLAHAVRLAQAARDRGDHPFGAIVVTPAGTVVEGMNSVLTQSDPTGHAETNLVRAAGAALESVELAASTLFTSTEPCAMCAGAIYWSGIGRVVYAIGEDELIEMVREQEGVPTMAMPCREVFARGGRAIEVVGPVEVEGAREVHAGFWD; this comes from the coding sequence ATGAACGATCTCGACCACCTCGCCCACGCCGTGCGGCTCGCCCAGGCCGCTCGCGACCGCGGCGACCACCCCTTCGGCGCGATCGTGGTGACTCCGGCCGGCACGGTCGTCGAGGGCATGAACTCGGTGCTGACGCAGAGCGATCCCACCGGTCACGCCGAGACGAACCTCGTGCGTGCGGCGGGCGCCGCGCTCGAGAGCGTCGAGCTCGCGGCATCCACTCTCTTCACCAGCACCGAACCCTGCGCGATGTGCGCGGGCGCGATCTACTGGTCGGGGATCGGGCGCGTCGTGTACGCGATCGGCGAGGACGAGCTCATCGAGATGGTGCGCGAGCAGGAGGGCGTGCCGACGATGGCGATGCCGTGCCGCGAGGTCTTCGCCCGCGGCGGCCGCGCGATCGAGGTCGTCGGCCCCGTCGAGGTCGAAGGCGCCCGAGAGGTGCACGCGGGCTTCTGGGACTGA
- a CDS encoding nucleoside phosphorylase, giving the protein MSTVDKSQAGLTERQYHIGIAPGEVSSVALLPGDPFRVPFVAEFLTGVKEVAHNREHRTMTGWYKGRHITATSTGMGCPSTAIAVEELARVGVTSFIRVGSSAGLQPGIAPGDLLVSEGSLRADGTTDAYLPRGFPAVPDLGLTVALTRHAERIAAASGTRAFTGISTSSDAFYAETPALITELSGMGVLNIEMEASAMYVVARLRGLRAGMICACSSNLVDGDSLYSDKNAALKGGWMRSIEAALETAVELEL; this is encoded by the coding sequence ATGTCCACCGTCGACAAATCCCAGGCCGGACTCACCGAACGGCAGTACCACATCGGCATCGCGCCGGGTGAGGTCTCGTCCGTCGCGCTGCTGCCGGGCGATCCGTTCCGCGTGCCGTTCGTCGCCGAGTTCCTCACCGGCGTGAAGGAGGTCGCGCACAACCGCGAGCACCGCACGATGACCGGTTGGTACAAGGGGCGTCACATCACGGCGACCTCGACCGGCATGGGCTGCCCGTCCACCGCGATCGCCGTGGAGGAGCTCGCCCGCGTCGGGGTGACCTCGTTCATCCGCGTCGGCAGCTCCGCCGGGCTTCAGCCCGGCATCGCCCCCGGCGACCTGCTCGTGAGCGAGGGGAGCCTCCGCGCCGACGGCACGACCGACGCCTACCTTCCCCGCGGGTTCCCGGCCGTTCCCGACCTCGGGCTCACCGTCGCGCTGACCCGGCACGCCGAGCGCATCGCCGCCGCATCCGGCACCCGCGCGTTCACCGGAATCAGCACGTCGAGCGACGCGTTCTACGCCGAGACCCCCGCGCTGATCACGGAGCTCAGCGGCATGGGCGTGCTCAACATCGAGATGGAGGCGTCCGCGATGTACGTCGTCGCGCGTCTGCGGGGCCTGCGGGCCGGCATGATCTGCGCCTGCTCGAGCAACCTCGTCGACGGCGATTCGCTGTACTCCGACAAGAACGCCGCACTCAAGGGCGGATGGATGCGCTCGATCGAGGCGGCGCTCGAGACCGCGGTCGAACTGGAGCTGTGA
- a CDS encoding 8-oxoguanine deaminase: MARTIIEGGYVAAVDASPQLSTGAMGNEYDGGHVVIEGTRIVAVGPGRAPDAFREGASVVDARGCLVTPGLINTHHHLYQWLTRGYAQDSILFDWLTSLYPLWARIDADLVGAGAAGAMSVLARSGCTTVGDHHYVFPRGGGDIVGAIVDASARIGVRLHATRGSMDRGQSQGGLPPDFAVESTDAALAASQEAVERYHDPSFEAMVRVAVAPCSPFSVTEDLLREAAVLARSLDVRLHTHASETAEEDEYCLATFGKSPTDHLGDLGWLGPDVWMAHAVRLDDAGIRRYAETGTGVAHCPSSNARLAAGIAPVRDMLRAGVPVGLGVDGSASNESGQLGIEIREAVLMNRLRTGADSFSVRDGLRIATIGGARVLGREAEIGSLEVGKLADVAVWRIDGVEHAGILDPVAALGLGAMPPVERLFVNGRVVVDGGMLTTADERTIAAGVAAASEELAGRL; this comes from the coding sequence ATGGCACGCACGATCATCGAGGGCGGCTACGTCGCCGCGGTCGACGCTTCGCCGCAGCTCAGCACGGGTGCGATGGGCAACGAGTACGACGGCGGACACGTCGTCATCGAGGGCACCCGCATCGTGGCCGTCGGCCCGGGCCGTGCACCCGACGCGTTCCGCGAGGGCGCGAGTGTCGTCGACGCCCGCGGGTGCCTCGTGACCCCCGGGCTCATCAACACCCACCATCACCTCTACCAGTGGCTCACGCGCGGCTACGCGCAGGACTCGATCCTGTTCGACTGGCTCACCTCGCTCTATCCGCTCTGGGCGCGCATCGACGCCGACCTCGTCGGGGCGGGGGCTGCCGGCGCGATGTCGGTGCTCGCACGCTCGGGCTGCACGACGGTCGGCGACCACCACTACGTCTTCCCCCGGGGCGGCGGCGACATCGTGGGGGCGATCGTCGACGCATCCGCTCGCATCGGCGTGCGCCTGCACGCGACCCGCGGCTCGATGGATCGCGGCCAGTCGCAGGGCGGGCTGCCGCCCGACTTCGCCGTCGAGTCGACGGATGCTGCGCTGGCGGCATCGCAGGAGGCGGTGGAGCGGTACCACGACCCCTCGTTCGAAGCGATGGTGAGGGTCGCCGTCGCGCCGTGCTCGCCGTTCTCGGTGACGGAAGACCTGCTGCGCGAGGCCGCCGTGCTCGCCCGGTCGCTCGACGTGCGGCTGCACACCCACGCGTCGGAGACCGCCGAGGAGGACGAGTACTGCCTCGCCACGTTCGGCAAGTCACCGACGGATCATCTCGGCGATCTCGGGTGGCTGGGTCCGGACGTGTGGATGGCGCACGCCGTGCGGCTCGACGACGCGGGCATCCGCCGGTACGCCGAGACCGGCACGGGCGTCGCGCACTGCCCGTCGTCGAACGCGCGCCTGGCCGCGGGCATCGCGCCGGTACGCGACATGCTGCGCGCGGGCGTTCCGGTCGGCCTCGGCGTCGACGGGTCGGCGTCGAACGAGTCGGGGCAGCTCGGCATCGAGATCCGCGAGGCGGTGCTGATGAACCGCCTGCGCACGGGCGCCGACTCGTTCTCGGTGCGCGACGGGCTGCGCATCGCCACGATCGGCGGGGCGCGCGTGCTCGGGCGCGAGGCCGAGATCGGTTCGCTCGAGGTCGGCAAGCTCGCCGACGTCGCGGTGTGGCGGATCGACGGGGTCGAGCACGCCGGCATCCTCGATCCGGTGGCCGCCCTCGGGCTCGGGGCGATGCCGCCCGTCGAGCGACTGTTCGTCAACGGGCGGGTGGTGGTCGACGGCGGGATGCTGACCACCGCCGACGAGCGGACGATCGCCGCCGGCGTGGCCGCAGCATCCGAAGAGCTGGCGGGAAGGCTGTGA
- a CDS encoding nucleoside hydrolase produces MTDRIPLVIDTDTAADDCFALMIGLTDPRADLRAITMVAGNVGFEQQVENAFLTLEVVGRRGEVPVHLGARQPLEREWASASDVHGDGVGGQQREGSEQAADEPAPDALVRLAREHAGALTVIAIGPLTNIALAVQHDPGFAANVAELVIMGGSINARGNITAAAEYNIYVDPEAAQIVLDAGFASVRFVTWDPLSLRDVVFDQARIDSIRSLGTRRSDFFVTANQQTFEFDVAVGVGGSIHCDSLSVLVALEPALVLEERGYFVAVETQGELTRGATVFDWRAVAPPANATAIEAIDRERFVEYMMRMLAEG; encoded by the coding sequence ATGACCGACCGCATTCCGCTCGTGATCGACACCGACACGGCGGCCGATGACTGCTTCGCGCTGATGATCGGGCTCACCGATCCGCGCGCCGACCTGCGGGCGATCACGATGGTCGCCGGCAACGTCGGCTTCGAGCAGCAGGTCGAGAACGCGTTCCTCACGCTCGAGGTCGTGGGGCGCCGCGGCGAGGTGCCCGTGCACCTCGGTGCGCGGCAGCCGCTCGAGCGCGAGTGGGCGAGCGCGTCGGACGTGCACGGCGACGGCGTCGGCGGCCAGCAGCGCGAGGGGTCGGAGCAGGCCGCGGATGAACCAGCGCCCGACGCGCTGGTGCGGCTCGCGCGCGAGCACGCCGGGGCGCTGACCGTGATCGCGATCGGCCCGCTGACGAACATCGCCCTGGCGGTGCAGCACGACCCGGGTTTCGCGGCGAACGTCGCGGAGCTCGTGATCATGGGCGGCTCGATCAACGCGCGCGGCAACATCACGGCGGCCGCCGAGTACAACATCTACGTCGATCCAGAGGCCGCGCAGATCGTGCTCGACGCCGGATTCGCCTCGGTGCGATTCGTCACGTGGGACCCGCTCTCGCTGCGCGACGTGGTCTTCGATCAGGCGCGGATCGACAGCATCCGCTCTCTCGGCACCCGGCGCAGCGACTTCTTCGTCACCGCCAATCAGCAGACCTTCGAGTTCGACGTGGCCGTGGGCGTCGGCGGGTCGATCCACTGCGACTCGCTGTCGGTGCTGGTCGCGCTCGAGCCGGCGCTCGTGCTCGAGGAACGCGGATACTTCGTCGCCGTCGAGACCCAGGGTGAGCTCACCCGCGGCGCGACCGTGTTCGACTGGCGCGCGGTCGCCCCGCCGGCGAACGCCACGGCGATCGAGGCGATCGACCGCGAGCGCTTCGTCGAGTACATGATGCGGATGCTGGCGGAGGGCTGA
- a CDS encoding FAD binding domain-containing protein: MDINTVTSFRRARTRDDLALAPGEIFLGGGTWLMSEPQPQATGFVDLTTMPWPDLEITAEGLRIAATCTIARFVAWSRSSEVPADWTAVARVPDAANALLASFKIWNTATVGGNVCQSFAAGSMTSFASGLDATAVVWTPDGGERRLPVAELVTGNAENALTRGEVLRAIEIPAHALRSRMLLQKIALAELGRSGAVVTGRIDPDGACVFGITAATEAPTVLRFDGIPDAATLADAVGAASRYYSDPLGSADWRRGVSIVLAERIRAALEEGA; encoded by the coding sequence ATGGACATCAACACCGTGACGAGCTTCCGCCGCGCACGCACGCGCGACGACCTCGCGTTGGCTCCCGGCGAGATCTTCCTCGGCGGCGGCACCTGGCTCATGAGCGAGCCGCAGCCGCAGGCCACGGGCTTCGTCGACCTCACCACGATGCCCTGGCCCGACCTCGAGATCACCGCCGAGGGCCTCCGGATCGCCGCGACCTGCACGATCGCCCGCTTCGTCGCGTGGTCGCGGAGCTCCGAGGTGCCCGCCGACTGGACCGCCGTCGCCCGGGTGCCGGATGCGGCGAACGCCCTGCTGGCGAGCTTCAAGATCTGGAACACCGCCACCGTCGGCGGCAACGTCTGCCAGTCGTTCGCGGCGGGCTCGATGACCTCGTTCGCCTCCGGTCTCGACGCGACGGCCGTCGTCTGGACGCCCGACGGCGGCGAGCGCCGCCTCCCCGTGGCCGAGCTCGTCACCGGCAACGCCGAGAACGCCCTCACGCGCGGCGAGGTGCTGCGCGCGATCGAGATCCCCGCGCACGCCCTTCGCTCGCGCATGCTGCTGCAGAAGATCGCGCTCGCGGAGCTCGGCCGCTCCGGCGCGGTCGTCACCGGCCGCATCGATCCCGACGGCGCGTGCGTCTTCGGGATCACCGCGGCGACCGAGGCGCCGACGGTGCTGCGGTTCGACGGGATCCCGGATGCTGCGACCCTCGCCGATGCGGTGGGTGCGGCCTCGCGCTACTACTCCGACCCGCTCGGTTCGGCCGACTGGCGCCGAGGGGTCAGCATCGTGCTCGCCGAGCGCATCCGCGCGGCGTTGGAGGAGGGCGCATGA